In one Macaca nemestrina isolate mMacNem1 chromosome 2, mMacNem.hap1, whole genome shotgun sequence genomic region, the following are encoded:
- the C2H3orf85 gene encoding uncharacterized protein C3orf85 homolog — MAYKMLQVALCSTLLIGALGAPFLLEDPANQFLRLKRHVNLQDYWDPDHSSDVWGNTLANQARETWIALKTTAQYYLDVNTFTFDTSIAQ, encoded by the exons ATGGCCTATAAAATGCTTCAAGTAGCCCTGTGTTCAACGTTGCTTATCG GAGCATTGGGAGCGCCATTTTTGTTGGAGGACCCAGCAAACCAGTTCCTACGTCTCAAAAGACATGTAAATTTGCAGGATTACTGGGACCCAGATCACAGTTCAGATGTGTGGGGAAACACACTGGCTAATCAG GCTCGTGAAACGTGGATTGCTTTGAAAACAACAGCACAGTATTATTTGGATGTGAATACCTTCACCTTTGACACGTCTATTGCCCAGTAA